Proteins encoded in a region of the Vitis riparia cultivar Riparia Gloire de Montpellier isolate 1030 chromosome 7, EGFV_Vit.rip_1.0, whole genome shotgun sequence genome:
- the LOC117918919 gene encoding peptidyl-prolyl cis-trans isomerase FKBP15-1-like gives MMKAAFVLLLLILTASVFAKKSGDVTDLQIGVKYKPESCDIQAHKGDKVKVHYRGKLTDGTVFDSSFERGDPIEFELGSGQVIKGWDQGLLGMCVGEKRKLKIPAKLGYGAQGSPPKIPGGATLIFDTELVAVNGKASSGAKADDSEL, from the exons ATGATGAAAGCGGCTTTCGTATTGCTTCTTTTGATTCTTACGGCATCAG tttttgCAAAGAAATCAGGCGATGTTACAGATTTGCAAATCGGTGTGAAG TATAAGCCAGAATCTTGTGACATTCAGGCTCACAAAGGTGACAAAGTGAAAGTACACTATCGGGG GAAACTCACAGATGGAACTGTTTTTGATTCCAGTTTTGAAAGGGGTGACCCAATTGAGTTTGAACTTGGTAGTGGCCAAGTAATTAAAG GATGGGACCAAGGATTGTTGGGGATGTGTGTGGGTGAGAAGCGAAAGCTGAAAATACCTGCAAAACTTGGTTATGGGGCCCAGGGGTCTCCTCCTAAGATCCCAG GTGGAGCAACACTTATCTTTGACACCGAGCTTGTTGCTGTGAATGGAAAAGCATCAAGCGGAGCCAAAGCAGATGACAGTGAGCTATAA